The following DNA comes from Ricinus communis isolate WT05 ecotype wild-type chromosome 10, ASM1957865v1, whole genome shotgun sequence.
CAATGGTATATTCTTGTGGAATGTGATATTGCTATTAGGCTTTgtttagaaaaaaatcatCTGCCAGACTTCAATTGAACTGCATTCTTGCAAAATCATGttactttttttttgcatTGTATCATTTATCCAAATTgtcttgttctttcttttagttGAAAGAATTGATTCTATCAACTCAACTGCAGGGTATCCAAACATGAGAATTGactaaatagaatttaattgaaatgaatTCTTACGTTTTGGACTTTAAAAACAAGTTGTGACAGTTATCAATTTATAAGTTTGTGGATTTTTTAGGTGATAACAAGTACCAGGAAGAAAAAGCCATTAAACTCATGGAACTGGGAACCACAGAGGGGTCGGATACTTAATTTGATTGCTAATTCCTTAGAGGTCAACCTTGCCTTGCTCTTTGGATCATCAAATCCTGATGAAaattatctttctttcattGCAAAGTAAGCTAAACAATTTAGCATCCTTTATGTCTGTGCACTTTCATATGTGTCATTGGTATTAGGTCCATAATTTCTGATTTGCATTCATGCAGAAATGCTTTCTCTATGTGTGAGAATCCAGTACTTCTTAAAGACTCTGACGCTAAAGATGCTCTTTGTCGTATAATTGGGGCTTGTGCTACAAAATATCACTACACAGCACAATCATGTGCTTCAATCATGCACATAATTCACAAATATGATTTTGTTGTTACCCACATGGCTGATGCAGTTGCTGGAGCTGAGAAAAAATATGCTGATGGAACTCTTGCTAGTTCTCTTATCAGAGAGATCGGGAGGACTAACCCAAAAGCTTATGTTAAGGATACCGTTGGAGCTGAAAATGTTGGTCGTTTTCTTGTAGAACTTGCTGATCGGATGCCAAAGTTAATTTCGACCCACATTGCTTTGTTGGTCCCACACTTTGGTGGGGAATCATATAAGATAAGAAATGCTTTAGTTGGTGTTTTGGGCAAGTTGGTTGCCAAGGCATTTAAGGATGTTGAGGGTGAAGTAAGTTCTCAATCTGTTCGTCTTCGAACAAAGCAAGCTATGTTGGAAATCTTGCTTGAACGATGTCGAGATGTTTCTGCTTATACTAGGAGTCGAGTTCTTCAGGTTTGGGCTGAACTATGTGAAGAGCATTCTGTTTCAATGGGTTTGTGGAATGAGGTTGCAGCAGTTGCTGCTGGGAGATTGGAGGACAAAACTGCAATGGTTAGAAAAGCTGCATTAAATTTACTTATCATGATGTTGCAGCATAATCCTTTTGGTCCACAACTTCGAATAGCTTCATTTGAAGCTACATTAGAACAATACAAGAAGAAACTGAACGAGCTTGAACCAGATGAAAGTGCACAGAATGCCAGGGATGGTTTGAAATCTGATAATGATGCCTCTGATGGAGGGGATGAGGTTGATAATGTAAATGCTGAAGAGGTGGCTGAGAAGCAGCAAGAGAGTTTAACTGACAGTTGTTTGCCTCATATGGAAGATGGTATCACTCAGAAGGATAGTTCAGTGCCAGATGTTGGGAACTTGGAGCAAACTCGGGCTCTGGTTGCATCTCTTGAGGCTGGCTTGAGGTTTTCTAAGTGCATCTCTGCCACAATGCCTACACTTGTCCAATTAATGGCTTCTTCTTCTGCCACAGATGTTGAGAACACAATTCTCTTGCTGATGAGATGCAGACAGTTCCAAATTGATGGCGCAGAAGAGTGCCTCCGGAAGATGTTGCCTCTGGTGAGCTTTCGTTTTTATTCAGGCCAAAAAGACATTACATTTGGAACCTGGACTACGTTTTCTTTATCTTAAGCTTAACTATTCTGCAGATAAGATTCAGGAACTTTTTtccattaatattataattctgGCTCTTGTAGGTGTTCTCTCAGGATAAATCTATCTATGAAGCTGTGGAGAATGCCTTTATTGCTATTTACGTTAGGAAACTCCCAGTAGAAActgctaaaaatattttgagtCTTGCTATAGATTCAAATATTGGGGATCTTGCAGCTCTGGAATTCATTATCAATGCCTTGGTCTCTAAAGGTGAAATATCTACAAGCACGGTGAGCTTTTTGTTATGACGTTCAATGCCGTTTAACTTAAATTAACAGAGGGCTTTGAACTTGCCATTTTGAGTTAAATCCCATTCCTTGTTTGAaatgttaattataaaattttgagaatgaGATGGTCAGTTTTAGTAATATGTTTAGACTGAATAATACTACTCGGTTTTATTTGATGTGGAAAAGGAGATGTTTAAATGTTATGTTGATGGTCATATTTACTTGAGATTTATTCGACTCATGCTATGCAATAATAAGCctattgagatttttttaattaatggtTCAGGAAGCTCTGTTTCCAACTTTCACGGGCATGTCTGGACATAAAACAACACTGTTAATGTGGttcatgaattttttttcatactgttgttttcttgcattgcaGCTGTCACTTGGTCAGTACACTCAGACCAACTGGCCTATGCACAAAATTgtttacaaataaattgatGAACTCACTTGTGGAATTCACGTGGATTTTATAGACAACATTCAATTTTTACTTAGGTTCTGAAAGCAACTGggaactaaaaaataaaataaaattataaagaataatttcCTTTCCCAATAATATTTTCCTTAGGTTGTTAGTGCACCTCTCACAAATGCTATCTTTAGAGTACTAATAAATGGGTTTTAGGGAAATGACATTTGAATCATTTCTAGATACTTCATAGTGTTAAATACATTGTGGTACCTTTAATAGACATGCTGGGATAATCCCTTCTTATGTTACATCTGTATTTagacttaaaattttaaatcagtTCAAagttttaattcttataaCTTGCATAATGGTTATGATGAAAAAGTTTTGCATTTTGTGATCATCCTTTGGAAGTTATTAGACAAATGAGGCTGGAACTTGGAAAATCAGATGACTATCAGCGTTCTGATAGCTTATAATATCCCTGCTAGCATACATATAAATTAGCTTTGATTGAGCATCTGATAATTTAGGCAATTGCTACATGATCTTAGCTTTAGCATTGTAATTGATGACAGAAGTGAATACTACCAACCTTTTTATTTGGTGGCTCGAACAAGTGAAATGCTAAAAAAAAGTTTGTTTTAAATGATTGATTTGGAAAAGAAGTTTTCCAATGTCTTTTTACTACAGCCTGTTATTTCAAAGTTAATATTTAGATCCTGAATacatatgaatatattttgCGACTTTTAGCTCTTGATATGAACATATTTCATATCTTAGATTGGTCAAATGAACTGTatgattcataatttttagGCTTCTTCAAGGATGATTGCTGGCTTAGTAGGAAAATGTGTTGTAGAGAACAAATATATGAAGCTCTTGTGTCCTTTAGTTTAATATGTTTGAGGGTACCATGCAGTTTATGGAATTTATGTATAAACTGACTTCTATCTAGTGAGATTTATGGCTGAACTGACTTGTGACTTCATCAAGTGTTAAACTAGCACGGAATAGAAGTTTCCTCAGGAAAGTTAACTGGAATGTAATACTCTGGTGTCTGATTTGTATAGGAATGCTGAATTATTGGGACAGATAGATTCCTGAAGTTATGGGTAATATTATTACTTTCTCATGCATATTGGACATTATAACTCATATTAAAGGATGGAAAAGTTACTCTCATTTGGgaatagaaaattaatcatAGATCGAATTGAACTGGTACTTTTTTTGAGACTAGTAAACTTCTATCAACTTAGCAATGAAATATTGATCAAGAAACTGAGTAGCTGTAATCTGTTTGCATTAAGATTATTATGCAAGATATTCCACGTTATTTCTAAATTCTCATAGATTAACAACACAATAATTGTACACTTACAATGAAATTGCTATGTCTAACCAAAGTCCAAAAAATTTGgtgttatattattttattcattttcttggAAATTTACCTTCCCGAGGAAGTTATTTTCAACAGAAAGTTGAATTCCAGTAACAAAAAGCTCCTGAATCTGAACTATCCAGCTCtgttattattagtattatcattattattctttttattttcacacATGCCGAGTGagttttttgttgattttggaCTATGAATCTGCTGTTGTTCTGTGTGATTTGGTTGTTAAAAGATCATGCAGGATTGAGATGTCAtgccaattttttttttattctgaGCCCAGcaagttcttttatttttctccacTTTTAAACAGTCAGCTTCCACACTGAGTATTCCCCTTTGCAGATATCAGCATTATGGGATTTCTTTTGCTTCAATGTCAGTGGAACCACAGCAGAACAAAGTCGTGGTGCTTTATCTGTCCTTTGCATGGCTGCAAAATCATCCACTGGAGTTCTTGGCTCTCACTTGCAagatattattgatattggaTTTGGTCGTTGGGCTAAAGTGGAACCTTTGCTTGCCAGATTGGCATGTGTTGCCATTCAGAGATTGTCTGCAGACGATAGAAAGAAGTTGTTGGTTAGTAATGGTAGCCGCATATTTGGTATCCTAGAGAGCTTAATAACTGGCTTTTGGCTCCCAGAGAACATATGGTATGCTGCTGCTGATAAAGCAATAAGTACCATATATACAATTCATCCAACTCCAGAAACATTAGCTGCTGATATTGTTAAGAAATCGCTTAGTTCTATTTTTGACTGTAGTGGAGGAAATGACTTGCAGAATAACGTTGAGAGTGGTAGCACCGCTGTTGTCACAGCAGTTCAAGTATCAAAACTTAGTAGATATTTATTCATCATAAGTCATGTTGCCATGAACCAGTTGCTATACATAGAATCCTGTGTTCGGAAAATTCAGAAGCAGAAGATAAAGGAGAAAATGGTTACTGATGGTGGGAATGTTCATAATACTGTCCCGAAACCAGCTGATTCACCAAATGTATGTCCCACGATTATGCCAACATCATTTTAATCATGACCAACAAGCTTTTGGCTTTCATTCAGAAGCcctcttcttttattcttcattACAGGAAAACAATATAAATGCCGAGCTAGGTGTTGCTGCCTCAGAAGATGCGATCCTTGATGCACTCTCTGAAAGAGCTGAGCAAGAGATCATTTCTAGTGGTTCCAATGAGAAGAATTTGATTGGCCTTTGTGTACCTTTCCTCTCCAAGCTATGTAGAAATATTAGTTTGATGCAGCGGGtgattctctttattttctctgcATTTAGAGCCTTCATGATCTGCTCAATTGCCCATGCAAATGTTATCTCTTTGCCAATCTGTACTTGTTATTTGTTTTGCGTCTAAAGCTGACATGGggtcattatttttttcagtaTCCAATACTCCAGGCATCTGCAATGCTCGCTCTTTGTAGATTTATGATTATTGATGCACATTTTTGGtgatatttctctctctctcctcctctCTCACACACACAACCATGCACTTGCACACACAAACACGACAGGTGAAGACAAGTGTATACTAACTTTTTCTTGAATGTAATGTCAGTGATGCAAATCTCCAACTTCTTTTCACTGTTGTGGAAAGTGCACCATCTGAAACTGTTCGTACCAATTGCACAATTGCACTGGGAGATTTGGCAGTTCGCTTTCCTAATCTGTTAGAACCGTGGACTGAGAATATGTATGCCAGGTTACGAGATCCTTCAGTGTCTGTTAGAAAAAATGCTGTGCTGGTTCTTTCACATCTCATCTTAAATGACATGATGAAGGTGAGAGAATTGTTGACTGGCACCATGCTTCTCCTCTTTTGTTATAATGATACAAGATCTTATTTCGGATAGTGCATGATTAGGTGAAAGGTTATTTAAATGAGATGGCTCTGTGTttagaagatgaagatgagaGAATATCGAATCTGGCTAAACTGTTCTTCCATGAGTTGTCTAAGAAAGGTAATCGTTGGTACTatgaaatttctaataaacTTTCTCCAGTTGGTCATTTCTCTAGCAAAAAGGAAATTGAATCCTTTTGTACCTCCCAATTGTGAAAGCAGGAAGCAATCCAGTGTATAATTTACTCCCGGATATACTTAGCAAATTATCTGTCCAGAACCTAAACAGGGAGTCTTTCTGCAACATCATGCAGTTCTTAATTGGGTCCATAAAAAAGGTACAGATTTCTTCACCTAGTTGATTCATATTTTCTCTTAACAATGATTTGAAcgttacttttcttggatccTTCTCAGGACAAACAAATGGAGGCTCTTGTTGAAAAGCTCTGCAATCGGTTTAGTGGAGTCACTGGTACATCTTTagtaccttttttttttatttgtttgccACTCTGACACCATTCTATAACCTTAACTCTCCAACTACATGGCAAAGTGATACAATCACTACAATcaatatttatgttattacAATCAATGTACTGATACGATTTTTATagcatttattattttatttaaacttgTGCGAGTATTTTGGCCACAGTAGTTTTCTTGTTTGCCATTCAGTACACTGTCCTATTTAACATTAATAGTTGTATAATGAGGTGATATATAAATTGGTATTCACTGCTTCTCTTtactttttgtttgttttgctCTTTCCTTTTAATTCTTTGTCATAAAGGAAAATTAACTAAAAGTAAATAAGGTTTAACAAGATCAGGGAAGGGGAATTCCCTTCTGAACAAGACTTCGATAAGAGGGAAACAAATTGGACATAATAATGGAAGGTGTCTCTGGAATTCTATACTGGACTAGACTGCATTTGATTGGTGAGCGAGTTTAGAAGTTCTTTAATTTAGagattattttagattttgggTAGTTTTAGGTTAAACTCTGAAATAAAGTTTTCTTCAAGTGGAGAGCGGAGATAAAGTTTGGTGGAGTAGTTGAAGTTGTAACGAGAGAACAAACTCTTTTTAGTTAGTAATGAGTGGAAAAGCTCTATAAAAGTTGATACTCAGGGGTTCTGggataaaaatatacaaatatgtAATCTTAGCCCATTAGCAAAGCTGTTTGAAAAGATGAACTGCTTAAGTTAAATTCTTGTGTTTGTGAATGTGATTTATTTAtctctatatttttttcactCTTCCATAATGCCTAACGCCAacctagaaaagaaaaaaagcaccATTTGTTTCCTACATCCTCTTGCAGTTTTCTGCTGCTGCATTCTGAAAATCTACTAATGTAGGACTTTATTTGTGCCTTGTAGATGGTTATAATAAGGACCTTTCTTTTCATGTTAGGTTAGGGCACAATGTTCCATCTCTTACCACTGCTTGATTTAGGCAATAATAGGTCAGTTAAAAGTTGCAGTTAATGAGCGATTGAAGGCAGCTCATCCCATGTAAACTAGTTTATTGATATATGTTTAAAGAGCTTTTTGTTCTTATGATCATAAACTCATGACTGTCCTATCTGTgcttagaaaagaaatcaatatcGTTCTTAGCTgctgctttttattttttttttctcccaTTTCATTAGTTGTTTAGTGGTGATTATGGAATACTCTTTGCTGCAGATGTTAAGCAGTGGGAATATATCTCTTACTGCCTCTCGCAACTGGCATTTACTGAAAAGGGAATAAGAAAACTCATTGAATCATTCAAGAGCTATGAACATGCTTTGTTGGAGGATTCTGTTGCAGACCATTTCAAAAGCATAATTAACAAGGTACAGGGTTTCTGCatcttctaatttttaatgtcCAGTTACATGATTGGTGTTCTCGTTGATCTTAAACAGGCTAAAAAGTTTGCAAAACCAGAACTTAAATTGTGTATTGAGGAGTTTGAGGAGAAGCTTCAGAAATTCCATATGGAAAAGAAGGAGCAGGAAGTGACGGCAAGAAATGCCCAAATTCATCGGCAGAAGGTTGAAAATGTAGAGCGTGTTGTGATGGCTAGAAATGAGGGTGAAGAATGTGAAGGGTCCAATATTAATGAAGGTTGGTATTGTTATTAATTGCTCTGATATTAATGTTTAAACTTTCCGTTCTCTGCTTGAATTCCTTGAACGGCCTCCTTTTTAGGACTCTTgtataatttgaaaaagaaatgccAAGAGGAGTCAGTAACCAAACTATTTCctttctgttttcttatacttgtGCTAGCGAAGACGAGCCATAGTCTTTGCCAagcatttttattaaatattttattatcagcTAATATTCTTCTGATAGAAGTTAGTAGAATTGCTAAAATAGCCAAGCTCTTGACAATGGATTGCAGGTAATGGCTCGCAATTTCCATGCTCTCGACCAATTTATTGAGGAATTTTATAATTGCTTTAAAAGTTTTAGAAGTATCATATCTCTGTCAGGCTTTATACTTCAAGCTTAATATACTAATGCATCCTAGAAGGGTGAAAAATTGTTGTTTCTTTGGGGTTTCACAAACTCATAATTGTCATTATGCTGTTTCAGATTGTACTCTTTTTCTCCGAGAGATTATGCTATTAAATAATTTGGTTATTAAGGTTGGGTTACTGTTAAAACAGATGGCGAAGTCATTGATCCATCCATGGAGGGAATATCTCAATCAAAGAATGTAGTACCAGATATAAAATTAGATGATTCAGATGGAAACTCGGGTATTTCCAGTGAGCTGACAGAGACAGAGCTAGGTGAAACTGAAGAAGTGCAGTCACCAAGAGTTACTAGAAAAGGTAATAATCTTTTagtagttttaatttatttttataattaaattaactcCTGCAGTTGCTACAACGCACTATCAGGTACAGGGACCTCCAGATCTAGAGCTAAGAAAAGCAACACAATTGATCACAAGAGTGGTGTTTCTGCATCCACTAGAAGATATACAAGATCAAAACAAAGGTAGGTTTCCATAATAAATATGTCGTCTGTTGATCCCTTGCACATATATGTCTGCATGAATTTGGTATTCAGTTTTCTGTGATTAAGAGATGTCACCAGATATGGTGTTAGGCATACTTCTCTCATCAAGGATTAAGAAATGTAAGACAACTCTTTAGGTGATTGTGCAGGTAAGAAGAGTTGGAAAGCTTCCAGATCATCCCTAGTTTTGCTtggaagaaaaaatattaagtttttttCTTGTTACTGTATTGTTGCAGAAGGTAATTGTAACATTTGATGTAATATATTACTTGCATTAGTAGAAAATaggaagaaaggaaaaaagaaaaaaggggaATGCAGTCTGTATGTAGAGCTAAGTGAAATGGAACTATTCCACTGTTTCTATCTTTCCTGAAATTATGGCCAACCCTTTGAATGCATTTGCTTTATGCATACTTGTTCTAACAGTGGAGTCTAACCCTAATTTGCAGATTGCTTATGTTTTGAGATGGTGAATGTAGGATCATCATCCtaatatttacttatataatgACACCTAGactaatttatttcttttatctgaAGTTTGGTTAACCACGGGCCAATTCCAGTCTGAAAACTGAATTGGAACCTGCCTGGTTCAGTTCTGGTTTAGAAGCACATTTGCCACTTGTTCCTATTGTTATTTGAACCAGAACCGAACTGGAATTGTCAGCAAAGGGAACTATTGCAGGGTAGTGAGGTCGACTCACATACTGAAATTTATGGATAAAAATGAGATCTTTTGCAGTAAAGGCTTCCTCCCTAAGGCTGTAAGAAAGAAATCATTttgattcattattttttccaaaagaaaaagatttcctttgtttttcttccCATTTGTTACAAAAATCTTTATAAAGGTCTACAGGAAGGACCAAAAAATGAGGTTACTTAGCAAGAAGTTAGCTCTGAGCAATTTTAGGGTGTGATTgggatattaatttatttgattttcttaaaaataattattaaaatttaaaagtaaaataaaataaaaattcaggTTGGcaaaggtttttttttttttttttttttttttttttaaatttaatgctAAACGACCCCTTAGTGTGCATATTAAGCATAGTTGGTAGTGAGCTACTGGAACATGACCCACTGACCATCTTCCAACAATTTGTTAAGTGTGTATTCATTGtcctttgtttttattttgtcccctctaattatatgatttatgatATAGCTATCCATCTAATAACTACCCAACAAATGACTAGAGGCACATGACAGCTTTTTCTTCAGATGAATAGACCATTCATGAGCTTTGTATTTACTAAATTGGACATATCCTTGTATCTCTATCCTCATACAGcttatgtataaatttttagttagagaaaatataaatggttaatttatattcaaggcctccaattaaatttcaataaattcgttcttcttctaaaagaaattcattGAAAGTTTAATAGGATCGAAGCTACGAAATAactgtttatttttatgtttgttataaaagtaataatttttaaaatattgatattgatAGATGGTGTTGATGAAATTTAAACtgaaaaattctttaattctagcaattgaaaatattagttaaattattCGATTGATATAGTTTATTGATTGCTAGAAGTAATAGAGTATTCTTAGAGTTTATTCTTATTCTGAGAAGCATGTTATGCCTTGAATAAACATCCAATTATAGCCATAAATGTTTGAAAATATGGTGGGAAAAGTGATGTTCTTGAAACAATATAGCTCAAAAATAAACATTGGCAACAAAGGTactaaaagtttaaaaataaaagaaacccTTAATCAACTAGTAATGGTAAAGAAAGGGGACCTCTTCAGCAAAAGAATGGGGGGGTCCTTTTTGGAAATTTTAGTTGGCTCCCCACCTCACCTAATTCTCAAGTCTTGACCACTTGCACTATAAGTAGGTCTTGCATGCAGCATTCACTCACTCtatcctctctctctctctctctcttaataTAAACAATGCAAGGAGGACATATGGTTGTTGAAGAGCCTCTTAGGCTCTCCTCGATTCTAACTCCCTCAAAACCAGTaagatctctctctctctctctctctctctctccaccACTCTATCAAATAATACACTAATGTGCACATAtacttgttattattatcaacTAGGACACCACTACAATACATAATTTATGGTGCTGAGCCCACATTCTCACttatttatacatgtttatctatgtatatatacatatgttcCGACACACACACAAATGCAAGTGTTAGGTAAGACTGATTACTAgtgtaaaaaaagaagaagaaaaccataccttaaaaaaaaaaaaaaaagacacgTAAAAGGCTTTCTATCCACTACTCTATCTAGTAGCCATATTTCAATACGGCCcgaaattaaattgtattatcTCAATTGATACTAAAATTGGCTTAATGGGTATTAGAGTTGTCTCCAGCAATGTGCTAAAGCAATTGATCTCatttaaaaaactaatgaTTCAAAATGTActactttcttttattaaatatattaagatGTACTAAGTAAAGGCCAAATAATTGTCTCATCACAGATCTAAATGTCAAGcaatttttcagttttatgGTACTAAATTTTTCTTCAAGTAATCTTACTCCAGTAATTAAGCTTTTTTATCGTCGGTTTCGTTCCAAAGGGAAGCAATAAATGATTCTTCTTCCTATCTCAGTCACCATATCTTTTGATACTATtgaaaatgcagaaaaataagaagTAATGCAGTTGTCACTAAGAAAATCCTTCTTAGTTTTACTTAATGAAGCAACTGAAAACTTTAGTTTGAAGGGGCATTTGGAAATCTTAGTTTTAGAATTAGTTTAAAATGCAATTGCAGATGGATAGCAGTATGTTCAGagcaaaaattatatataggaAAGCTTCAAAGCTTCATCATTTCTATTGATGGATGGAACCTTCATGTATAGTAGCCATATTCAACAGTTCCATATCTTTTAGAAGCACCTTAAGAGACAGATGAACTGCTTGCAGTATGATCATTCTTTCCATTCAAACAACCCTCCAAGGATCTAATGCAAACTACTTAAACTACTAACAAAACTTCGCCTTCATTATTGTCCCTCCTGGTTCATCGCTTAGGTTGGATCACAGAATGATGCTTATTGATCAATGATTAATAGAGAACAAGAATACTTGTCCTGAGATGCTGCTATTTTGGAACATGCAGAGCTATTTACCTTCACTAACCAAAATAGTTGGAACACTTGGACCCAAGTCACGTTCTGTTGAAACCATTGAGGCTTGTCTTAATGCAGGAATGTCAGGTGATTGTTGTGCTTTTCCATTATTCATTTTCCTAATTTCGCTCAAAATCTTACACTATGGTCAATGGTTTTTCCCTTTTCCCTTCTATGCTATCAGTTGCACGGTTTGACTTTTCATGGTTGGATGTGGACTATCACCAAGAAACTCTCAACAATTTAAGGCAAGCTATGAGAAATGCTAAGAAACTATGTGCTGTAAGTAGAAGATTACACATTTCTGACCTTAACGTTCTCTACCTGTAATTGAAGTCGATAAATGTACTAAATTACAAATTGGACAATTTTTCATCCTGGGATTACTGAAGCAGAATGATTATTGCCATGGACTGAATTTTTGCAACTTTTCTCTGCAATCATTCCTGTTCAGGTAATGGTGGACACAGTTGGCCCTGAACTTCCAATATGTAACCAAACTGTGAAACAAATTGAGCTAAAGGCTGATAACCGTGTGACAATTACTTCAGATGTTTCCAAAGAACCATCCGCAGAGATCTTGCCTGTTAACTTTTCTGGACTTTCGCAGGTATATGTTCGATGACAGGAATATGTTATTTGGAACATTTTTTTTCCTGAAATAAGTTTTCTACTTGAAGGAAATAGGTTGATGTTTTCCTCatctttacaatttctacTGTACTGTATGTTGACATATTAGCTTGAAGGTAAATGTATATGCATATGTAGAGGCTGCCATCTATCCAAACATAGAGCATTTGCATCATTCATTAGTCtcattttcttgatttctttcttgcttccagttattcttttttattactttctttttgaattacAGATTCTTAAGAAGGGTGACACAGTTTTTCTTGGACAGTATCTCTTCACAGGAAGTGAAAACACCTCTGTATGGCTCGAGGTGAAAATTCCATTTGAAACCATCTCACTGCTTGTTTAAATCTCTATGTCTGATGGTCAGGTTCATCTGCTAATTTCTTTGCTTGATATTCAGGTTCTAGAGACAAATGGTAAAGATGTCGTTTGCCTTGTAAAAAACACTGCCACTCTTACAGGATTTGTATTAATGCATATTTCACAAGTTCTTTCCAGTTTGCCAACTTTAACAGATAATGATAAAAAGGTACATTTAATTCCTGGCAAACTTTTATTCTCCTCTGCCTTCTATACCTATCCATTTGTCAGAGCAGTTAAGGGTAATGCATCCAAGCTTGACTGAGGTTTTACTTTAGTGCCATGGCCTGCCTTctgaattctttttctttgtcccTTATTTCTTGATATGACAG
Coding sequences within:
- the LOC8260412 gene encoding condensin-1 complex subunit CAP-D2 isoform X1, whose protein sequence is MAPHFVFPQNFRSLQEEPADNNDNNNRLYVQNLTDVVSLRPSDLEEFVKGLCFDLSDKELFCIEEQEVFDRVYSLVLGFSSLTPSCKLNFVESLRSNLSVLLPNVDSLSRVSQCQDGDDDHDHLPLLDRVTSHRNAFKIYSFFLLNIVLSEESNATVNGTNSRVITSTRKKKPLNSWNWEPQRGRILNLIANSLEVNLALLFGSSNPDENYLSFIAKNAFSMCENPVLLKDSDAKDALCRIIGACATKYHYTAQSCASIMHIIHKYDFVVTHMADAVAGAEKKYADGTLASSLIREIGRTNPKAYVKDTVGAENVGRFLVELADRMPKLISTHIALLVPHFGGESYKIRNALVGVLGKLVAKAFKDVEGEVSSQSVRLRTKQAMLEILLERCRDVSAYTRSRVLQVWAELCEEHSVSMGLWNEVAAVAAGRLEDKTAMVRKAALNLLIMMLQHNPFGPQLRIASFEATLEQYKKKLNELEPDESAQNARDGLKSDNDASDGGDEVDNVNAEEVAEKQQESLTDSCLPHMEDGITQKDSSVPDVGNLEQTRALVASLEAGLRFSKCISATMPTLVQLMASSSATDVENTILLLMRCRQFQIDGAEECLRKMLPLVFSQDKSIYEAVENAFIAIYVRKLPVETAKNILSLAIDSNIGDLAALEFIINALVSKGEISTSTISALWDFFCFNVSGTTAEQSRGALSVLCMAAKSSTGVLGSHLQDIIDIGFGRWAKVEPLLARLACVAIQRLSADDRKKLLVSNGSRIFGILESLITGFWLPENIWYAAADKAISTIYTIHPTPETLAADIVKKSLSSIFDCSGGNDLQNNVESGSTAVVTAVQVSKLSRYLFIISHVAMNQLLYIESCVRKIQKQKIKEKMVTDGGNVHNTVPKPADSPNENNINAELGVAASEDAILDALSERAEQEIISSGSNEKNLIGLCVPFLSKLCRNISLMQRYPILQASAMLALCRFMIIDAHFCDANLQLLFTVVESAPSETVRTNCTIALGDLAVRFPNLLEPWTENMYARLRDPSVSVRKNAVLVLSHLILNDMMKVKGYLNEMALCLEDEDERISNLAKLFFHELSKKGSNPVYNLLPDILSKLSVQNLNRESFCNIMQFLIGSIKKDKQMEALVEKLCNRFSGVTDVKQWEYISYCLSQLAFTEKGIRKLIESFKSYEHALLEDSVADHFKSIINKAKKFAKPELKLCIEEFEEKLQKFHMEKKEQEVTARNAQIHRQKVENVERVVMARNEGEECEGSNINEDGEVIDPSMEGISQSKNVVPDIKLDDSDGNSGISSELTETELGETEEVQSPRVTRKGTGTSRSRAKKSNTIDHKSGVSASTRRYTRSKQR